Proteins co-encoded in one Malus sylvestris chromosome 7, drMalSylv7.2, whole genome shotgun sequence genomic window:
- the LOC126628519 gene encoding protein EMSY-LIKE 3-like isoform X3: MDYEPYDSSGTDDDLPPSHQHRVPRGGRVTGNGRSGGGSVPYPRMYGETDMEAQIHQLEREAYSSVLRAFKAQADAITWEKEALLTNLRKELRLSNEEHKELVGRVNAADDVIERIRDWRQAGGVQPGMLSTVQAVHDPIPSPTVSVSRKKQKMTQSVHTQSFAGPTPSFHPPAVTTSHQPSSSTVKRGSVPAPTSGAKGKKHKPFPSSGPTGRGQVSNRVSTGAVVSEPAEGKTNDTLIGRKVRTRWPDDNTFYEAVIKDYNQAEGRHHLVYDINSANETWEWVNLSEISPEDIQWVGEDPGISHRGGYSGSGHGMNRFVGRDNVPVPGRGRGIPKGQTRKDFPPSQNGIGKKAPDNIQLLHTDTLIKEVERVFGENRPDSVEIEKAKKVLKDHEQALIDAIAKLADISDGECGPLPLNS; encoded by the exons ATGGACTACGAGCCCTACGATAGCAGCG GAACTGATGACGATCTTCCTCCATCACACCAGCATAGAGTTCCCAGAGGGGGCCGTGTTACGGGGAATGGAAGATCTGGTGGGGGTTCCGTCCCATATCCTAGGATGTATGGTGAAACTGACATGGAAGCACAAATTCACCAGCTTGAACGAGAAGCATACAGTTCAGTTCTGAGAGCCTTTAAAGCTCAAGCTGATGCCATTACTTGG GAAAAGGAAGCTCTGTTAACAAACCTTAGAAAGGAGTTGAGGTTATCAAATGAGGAGCACAAAGAACTTGTAGGACGGGTTAATGCAGCAGATGATGTCATAGAGAGGATAAG GGACTGGAGACAGGCTGGTGGGGTTCAACCGGGCATGCTGAGTACTGTTCAAGCAGTGCATGATCCAATACCTAGTCCTACTGTCTCTGTATCACGCAAGAAACAGAAGATGACGCAGTCAGTACATACACAGTCCTTTGCTGGGCCAACACCATCATTTCATCCACCAGCAGTTACCACATCCCACCAGCCATCTTCATCTACTGTAAAACGAGGATCTGTCCCAGCCCCAACATCAGGAGCCAAGGGCAAGAAACATAAACCC TTCCCTTCCTCAGGTCCAACAGGAAGGGGTCAAGTTTCGAATAGAGTTTCGACTGGTGCCGTTGTAAGTGAACCTGCTGAAGGAAAGACAAATGATACCTTGATTGGGAGGAAAGTAAGGACTAGGTGGCCCGATGACAACACTTTTTATGAAGCTGTTATAAAAGACTACAATCAAGCAGAG GGACGGCACCATCTAGTCTATGATATTAATTCGGCAAATGAAACATGGGAATGGGTTAATCTATCAGAG ATATCTCCGGAGGATATTCAGTGGGTAGGTGAAGATCCTGGAATCTCTCATCGTGGGGGTTATAGTGGATCTGGTCATGGAATGAATAGATTTGTAGGCCGTGACAATGTTCCAGTTCCTGGAAGAGGTAGAGGGATCCCAAAGGGTCAAACAAGAAAAGATTTTCCGCCTTCACAGAATGGCATTGGAAAGAAGGCTCCAGACAATATCCAGTTACTTCACACAGATACTTTAATTAAGGAG GTAGAAAGGGTCTTTGGTGAAAACCGTCCAGACTCTGTTGAAATTGAGAAAGCAAAGAAAGTGTTGAAA GATCATGAACAAGCACTTATTGATGCGATTGCAAAGCTTGCTGACATTTCTGACGGTGAATGCG GACCTTTGCCTTTAAACAGCTGA
- the LOC126628673 gene encoding vicianin hydrolase-like isoform X1 produces MFNVLERQRRTSCRNMLGSKGGRLLFGFILVLFALLASAAVDVEPSHYSMPFNRTSFPPGFIFGAGLAAYQSEGAALVHGRGPSIWDTFTREHPEKISDGSNGNVANDFYNHYKEDIKLIKKIGLDSFRFSFSWSRILPKGTVKGGVNQEGVNFYNNLIDELLSNGIVPFVTLFHWDTPQALEDEYGGFLSPKIVNDFQDYANFCFKTFGDRIKHWVTLNEPVTYCVDGYNGGTYAPGRCSNYVGNCTAGNSATEPYIVGHHLLLAHAHAVKIYRHKYQASQKGQIGITVVTFWYVAKSETAASKRAASKSLDFIFGWFAHPVTFGEYPKTMRSAVGNRLPKFSKAESKLLEGSLDFLGVNYYTSTYADASSLSTVTTVNQSFFGDMNTSLSTEKNGVPLGTPTALSWLYIYPKGIRELMLHIKENYNNPEIYITENGVGEANNSSLPIKTALKDSTRIRYHYQHLQYLSKAIKEGVKVKGYFAWALLDVYEWDSGYTVRFGFTYIDYKNNMKRYLKHSAYWFKMFLLK; encoded by the exons ATGTTCAATGTACTTGAGCGGCAGAGGAGAACCAGTTGTAGAAACATGTTGGGTAGTAAAGGAGGACGTCTTCTTTTTGGCTTCATCCTCGTACTTTTTGCTTTGTTAGCAAGTGCTGCTGTGGATGTTGAACCGAGTCATTATTCGATGCCATTTAATCGAACTAGCTTCCCACCTGGGTTCATCTTTGGAGCCGGTTTAGCTGCTTATCAG TCTGAAGGAGCAGCTCTTGTTCATGGAAGGGGACCGAGTATATGGGATACCTTCACTAGGGAACATCcag AAAAAATTTCGGATGGTAGCAATGGGAATGTAGCCAATGATTTTTACAATCACTATAAG GAGGACATAAAATTGATAAAAAAGATCGGCTTGGACTCCTTCAGATTTTCTTTCTCATGGTCAAGAATACTACCTA AGGGTACAGTTAAAGGTGGAGTGAACCAAGAAGGAGTCAACTTCTACAACAATCTGATAGATGAGCTCTTATCCAATG GAATTGTGCCTTTTGTAACCCTTTTCCATTGGGATACACCACAAGCACTTGAAGATGAGTACGGTGGATTTTTAAGCCCTAAGATTGT GAATGATTTTCAAGATTATGccaatttttgtttcaaaacaTTTGGGGATCGAATTAAGCATTGGGTGACATTGAACGAACCTGTTACATATTGTGTTGATGGATACAATGGCGGTACTTATGCACCCGGTCGATGTTCAAACTATGTCGGAAATTGCACTGCTGGTAACTCTGCCACTGAGCCTTACATTGTTGGTCATCATCTACTACTTGCTCATGCACACGCTGTGAAGATATACAGGCACAAGTATCAG GCCTCTCAGAAAGGACAAATTGGGATTACGGTTGTGACATTCTGGTATGTAGCAAAATCTGAAACAGCTGCAAGTAAGAGGGCGGCCTCCAAGTCTCTTGATTTTATTTTCGGCTG GTTTGCGCATCCTGTTACATTCGGTGAGTATCCCAAAACTATGAGGTCTGCGGTGGGAAATCGGTTGCCTAAATTCAGCAAAGCAGAATCAAAGCTTCTTGAAGGATCCCTGGATTTCCTTGGTGTCAATTATTACACGAGTACTTATGCAGATGCTTCCTCACTCTCCACTGTTACAACTGTTAACCAAAGTTTCTTTGGAGATATGAATACTTCTCTCTCTA CGGAGAAAAATGGGGTTCCTTTGGGCACAccg ACTGCTTTGAGCTGGCTGTACATCTACCCAAAGGGAATTCGAGAGCTTATGCTGCATATAAAGGAAAATTACAACAACCCGGAGATTTACATTACCGAAAATG GTGTTGGCGAGGCAAATAATAGCTCCCTGCCTAtcaagactgccctcaaggaTAGTACCAGGATTAGATACCATTATCAACATCTTCAATATCTTTCGAAAGCCATCAA GGAGGGCGTTAAGGTGAAGGGATACTTTGCATGGGCACTTCTGGATGTGTATGAATGGGACTCAGGCTACACTGTTCGATTTGGGTTCACATATATTGACtacaaaaataatatgaaaaggTACCTCAAGCACTCTGCATATTGGTTTAAGATGTTCCTCctcaaatga
- the LOC126628673 gene encoding vicianin hydrolase-like isoform X3, which produces MEGDRVYGIPSLGNIQEDIKLIKKIGLDSFRFSFSWSRILPKGTVKGGVNQEGVNFYNNLIDELLSNGIVPFVTLFHWDTPQALEDEYGGFLSPKIVNDFQDYANFCFKTFGDRIKHWVTLNEPVTYCVDGYNGGTYAPGRCSNYVGNCTAGNSATEPYIVGHHLLLAHAHAVKIYRHKYQASQKGQIGITVVTFWYVAKSETAASKRAASKSLDFIFGWFAHPVTFGEYPKTMRSAVGNRLPKFSKAESKLLEGSLDFLGVNYYTSTYADASSLSTVTTVNQSFFGDMNTSLSTEKNGVPLGTPTALSWLYIYPKGIRELMLHIKENYNNPEIYITENGVGEANNSSLPIKTALKDSTRIRYHYQHLQYLSKAIKEGVKVKGYFAWALLDVYEWDSGYTVRFGFTYIDYKNNMKRYLKHSAYWFKMFLLK; this is translated from the exons ATGGAAGGGGACCGAGTATATGGGATACCTTCACTAGGGAACATCcag GAGGACATAAAATTGATAAAAAAGATCGGCTTGGACTCCTTCAGATTTTCTTTCTCATGGTCAAGAATACTACCTA AGGGTACAGTTAAAGGTGGAGTGAACCAAGAAGGAGTCAACTTCTACAACAATCTGATAGATGAGCTCTTATCCAATG GAATTGTGCCTTTTGTAACCCTTTTCCATTGGGATACACCACAAGCACTTGAAGATGAGTACGGTGGATTTTTAAGCCCTAAGATTGT GAATGATTTTCAAGATTATGccaatttttgtttcaaaacaTTTGGGGATCGAATTAAGCATTGGGTGACATTGAACGAACCTGTTACATATTGTGTTGATGGATACAATGGCGGTACTTATGCACCCGGTCGATGTTCAAACTATGTCGGAAATTGCACTGCTGGTAACTCTGCCACTGAGCCTTACATTGTTGGTCATCATCTACTACTTGCTCATGCACACGCTGTGAAGATATACAGGCACAAGTATCAG GCCTCTCAGAAAGGACAAATTGGGATTACGGTTGTGACATTCTGGTATGTAGCAAAATCTGAAACAGCTGCAAGTAAGAGGGCGGCCTCCAAGTCTCTTGATTTTATTTTCGGCTG GTTTGCGCATCCTGTTACATTCGGTGAGTATCCCAAAACTATGAGGTCTGCGGTGGGAAATCGGTTGCCTAAATTCAGCAAAGCAGAATCAAAGCTTCTTGAAGGATCCCTGGATTTCCTTGGTGTCAATTATTACACGAGTACTTATGCAGATGCTTCCTCACTCTCCACTGTTACAACTGTTAACCAAAGTTTCTTTGGAGATATGAATACTTCTCTCTCTA CGGAGAAAAATGGGGTTCCTTTGGGCACAccg ACTGCTTTGAGCTGGCTGTACATCTACCCAAAGGGAATTCGAGAGCTTATGCTGCATATAAAGGAAAATTACAACAACCCGGAGATTTACATTACCGAAAATG GTGTTGGCGAGGCAAATAATAGCTCCCTGCCTAtcaagactgccctcaaggaTAGTACCAGGATTAGATACCATTATCAACATCTTCAATATCTTTCGAAAGCCATCAA GGAGGGCGTTAAGGTGAAGGGATACTTTGCATGGGCACTTCTGGATGTGTATGAATGGGACTCAGGCTACACTGTTCGATTTGGGTTCACATATATTGACtacaaaaataatatgaaaaggTACCTCAAGCACTCTGCATATTGGTTTAAGATGTTCCTCctcaaatga
- the LOC126630531 gene encoding uncharacterized protein LOC126630531 gives MEKGGGEAGTANPNPKVCEECREKASKYKCPGCSVRSCSLPCVKAHKLRTGCTGKRPQTSFVPLSQIDDNQLLSDYNLLEEVKRVAESAQRLRNKLCRYNNFRLPFYLKSLRSAAASRRTKLLFLPSGMSKREKNQTRYDQRKKCISWTIEWRFHSTDVVLIDHEVNENMNICSVIENHLKPGPWNHHLKLFCEEQLDSLKLFVRKYPKGARSPFCELDIRVPIRQQLSNLVILEYPIIYVFLPSHSLDFEVVKSSPPTFGKPELKTYGRNDLSAGGVPFKEEEMEEDNSYPKVFDLMKHVTSSSPPNISNKRRCEKPLDDSFARPLSVTVETGNDSHSSSDAKKQVLFEDMDFDFDQGLIDEYSDLMAEINPDDFLDLEGEFTKEGVAERNLSSVRKFLLADDDIEEGEILE, from the exons ATGGAGAAAGGCGGAGGAGAAGCAGGTACAGCAAATCCAAACCCCAAAGTATGCGAAGAGTGCAGAGAGAAAGCATCCAAGTACAAATGCCCAGGCTGCTCCGTACGCTCCTGCAGCCTTCCGTGCGTTAAAGCTCACAAGCTTCGCACTGGCTGCACGGGCAAGAGGCCCCAAACGAGCTTCGTCCCCCTCTCTCAGATCGACGACAATCAGCTCCTTTCAG ATTACAATTTGCTAGAGGAAGTGAAGAGGGTTGCTGAGTCTGCTCAGAGATTGAGAAATAAGTTGTGCAGATACAATAATTTTAGGCTACCCTTTTACCTTAAAAGCCTTCGGAGTGCTGCTGCCAGTCGCAGGACAAAACTCTTATTTCTACCAAGTGGAATGTCAAAAAGGGAGAAAAACCAAACTCGATATGATCAAAG GAAGAAATGCATCTCCTGGACAATTGAATGGCGATTTCATTCAACggatgttgttttaattgaccATGA AGTAAATGAAAACATGAACATCTGCTCTGTTATTGAGAACCATCTAAAACCTGGGCCATGGAATCATCACCTAAAGCTATTCTGTGAGGAACAGCTTGACTCTCTCAAGCTTTTCGTTCGTAAATATCCAAAG GGGGCTAGGTCACCTTTCTGTGAGTTGGATATAAGAGTTCCGATAAGGCAGCAGTTATCAAACTTAGTTATTTTGGAATACCCTATCATTTATGTTTTTCTCCCTTCGCACAGTCTTGATTTTGAAGTAGTTAAAAGTTCCCCTCCTACTTTCGGCAAACCAGAGCTTAAGACTTATGGAAGAAATGATTTGAGCGCAGGAGGTGTTCCCTTTAAGGAGGAGGAAATGGAAGAAGACAACAGCTATCCTAAGGTCTTTGATCTCATGAAACATGTGACTTCAAGTTCCCCACCTAATATCTCTAATAAAAGGAGGTGCGAGAAACCACTCGATGATTCATTTGCTAGGCCCTTGTCTGTAACTGTGGAAACTGGCAACGATTCACATTCCAGCTCCGATGCTAAGAAGCAAGTGCTTTTTGAAGACATGGACTTTGATTTTGATCAAGGCTTAATAGATGAGTACTCAGATCTTATGGCAGAAATTAATCCTGAtgattttcttgatttggaAGGCGAATTTACCAAGGAAGGAGTAGCAGAAAGAAATCTTTCGAGTGTCAGGAAGTTCTTGTTAGCAGATGACGACATAGAGGAGGGAGAAATTTTAGAATAA
- the LOC126628673 gene encoding vicianin hydrolase-like isoform X2 — protein sequence MFNVLERQRRTSCRNMLGSKGGRLLFGFILVLFALLASAAVDVEPSHYSMPFNRTSFPPGFIFGAGLAAYQSEGAALVHGRGPSIWDTFTREHPEGTVKGGVNQEGVNFYNNLIDELLSNGIVPFVTLFHWDTPQALEDEYGGFLSPKIVNDFQDYANFCFKTFGDRIKHWVTLNEPVTYCVDGYNGGTYAPGRCSNYVGNCTAGNSATEPYIVGHHLLLAHAHAVKIYRHKYQASQKGQIGITVVTFWYVAKSETAASKRAASKSLDFIFGWFAHPVTFGEYPKTMRSAVGNRLPKFSKAESKLLEGSLDFLGVNYYTSTYADASSLSTVTTVNQSFFGDMNTSLSTEKNGVPLGTPTALSWLYIYPKGIRELMLHIKENYNNPEIYITENGVGEANNSSLPIKTALKDSTRIRYHYQHLQYLSKAIKEGVKVKGYFAWALLDVYEWDSGYTVRFGFTYIDYKNNMKRYLKHSAYWFKMFLLK from the exons ATGTTCAATGTACTTGAGCGGCAGAGGAGAACCAGTTGTAGAAACATGTTGGGTAGTAAAGGAGGACGTCTTCTTTTTGGCTTCATCCTCGTACTTTTTGCTTTGTTAGCAAGTGCTGCTGTGGATGTTGAACCGAGTCATTATTCGATGCCATTTAATCGAACTAGCTTCCCACCTGGGTTCATCTTTGGAGCCGGTTTAGCTGCTTATCAG TCTGAAGGAGCAGCTCTTGTTCATGGAAGGGGACCGAGTATATGGGATACCTTCACTAGGGAACATCcag AGGGTACAGTTAAAGGTGGAGTGAACCAAGAAGGAGTCAACTTCTACAACAATCTGATAGATGAGCTCTTATCCAATG GAATTGTGCCTTTTGTAACCCTTTTCCATTGGGATACACCACAAGCACTTGAAGATGAGTACGGTGGATTTTTAAGCCCTAAGATTGT GAATGATTTTCAAGATTATGccaatttttgtttcaaaacaTTTGGGGATCGAATTAAGCATTGGGTGACATTGAACGAACCTGTTACATATTGTGTTGATGGATACAATGGCGGTACTTATGCACCCGGTCGATGTTCAAACTATGTCGGAAATTGCACTGCTGGTAACTCTGCCACTGAGCCTTACATTGTTGGTCATCATCTACTACTTGCTCATGCACACGCTGTGAAGATATACAGGCACAAGTATCAG GCCTCTCAGAAAGGACAAATTGGGATTACGGTTGTGACATTCTGGTATGTAGCAAAATCTGAAACAGCTGCAAGTAAGAGGGCGGCCTCCAAGTCTCTTGATTTTATTTTCGGCTG GTTTGCGCATCCTGTTACATTCGGTGAGTATCCCAAAACTATGAGGTCTGCGGTGGGAAATCGGTTGCCTAAATTCAGCAAAGCAGAATCAAAGCTTCTTGAAGGATCCCTGGATTTCCTTGGTGTCAATTATTACACGAGTACTTATGCAGATGCTTCCTCACTCTCCACTGTTACAACTGTTAACCAAAGTTTCTTTGGAGATATGAATACTTCTCTCTCTA CGGAGAAAAATGGGGTTCCTTTGGGCACAccg ACTGCTTTGAGCTGGCTGTACATCTACCCAAAGGGAATTCGAGAGCTTATGCTGCATATAAAGGAAAATTACAACAACCCGGAGATTTACATTACCGAAAATG GTGTTGGCGAGGCAAATAATAGCTCCCTGCCTAtcaagactgccctcaaggaTAGTACCAGGATTAGATACCATTATCAACATCTTCAATATCTTTCGAAAGCCATCAA GGAGGGCGTTAAGGTGAAGGGATACTTTGCATGGGCACTTCTGGATGTGTATGAATGGGACTCAGGCTACACTGTTCGATTTGGGTTCACATATATTGACtacaaaaataatatgaaaaggTACCTCAAGCACTCTGCATATTGGTTTAAGATGTTCCTCctcaaatga
- the LOC126628519 gene encoding protein EMSY-LIKE 4-like isoform X2 gives MDYEPYDSSGTDDDLPPSHQHRVPRGGRVTGNGRSGGGSVPYPRMYGETDMEAQIHQLEREAYSSVLRAFKAQADAITWEKEALLTNLRKELRLSNEEHKELVGRVNAADDVIERIRDWRQAGGVQPGMLSTVQAVHDPIPSPTVSVSRKKQKMTQSVHTQSFAGPTPSFHPPAVTTSHQPSSSTVKRGSVPAPTSGAKGKKHKPGQILPGASSMKQFPSSGPTGRGQVSNRVSTGAVVSEPAEGKTNDTLIGRKVRTRWPDDNTFYEAVIKDYNQAEVSFARTCVEGVCSNISPEDIQWVGEDPGISHRGGYSGSGHGMNRFVGRDNVPVPGRGRGIPKGQTRKDFPPSQNGIGKKAPDNIQLLHTDTLIKEVERVFGENRPDSVEIEKAKKVLKDHEQALIDAIAKLADISDGECGPLPLNS, from the exons ATGGACTACGAGCCCTACGATAGCAGCG GAACTGATGACGATCTTCCTCCATCACACCAGCATAGAGTTCCCAGAGGGGGCCGTGTTACGGGGAATGGAAGATCTGGTGGGGGTTCCGTCCCATATCCTAGGATGTATGGTGAAACTGACATGGAAGCACAAATTCACCAGCTTGAACGAGAAGCATACAGTTCAGTTCTGAGAGCCTTTAAAGCTCAAGCTGATGCCATTACTTGG GAAAAGGAAGCTCTGTTAACAAACCTTAGAAAGGAGTTGAGGTTATCAAATGAGGAGCACAAAGAACTTGTAGGACGGGTTAATGCAGCAGATGATGTCATAGAGAGGATAAG GGACTGGAGACAGGCTGGTGGGGTTCAACCGGGCATGCTGAGTACTGTTCAAGCAGTGCATGATCCAATACCTAGTCCTACTGTCTCTGTATCACGCAAGAAACAGAAGATGACGCAGTCAGTACATACACAGTCCTTTGCTGGGCCAACACCATCATTTCATCCACCAGCAGTTACCACATCCCACCAGCCATCTTCATCTACTGTAAAACGAGGATCTGTCCCAGCCCCAACATCAGGAGCCAAGGGCAAGAAACATAAACCC GGTCAAATTTTGCCTGGTGCTTCTTCAATGAAGCAGTTCCCTTCCTCAGGTCCAACAGGAAGGGGTCAAGTTTCGAATAGAGTTTCGACTGGTGCCGTTGTAAGTGAACCTGCTGAAGGAAAGACAAATGATACCTTGATTGGGAGGAAAGTAAGGACTAGGTGGCCCGATGACAACACTTTTTATGAAGCTGTTATAAAAGACTACAATCAAGCAGAGGTATCTTTTGCTCGTACATGCGTTGAAGGAGTTTGTAGTAAT ATATCTCCGGAGGATATTCAGTGGGTAGGTGAAGATCCTGGAATCTCTCATCGTGGGGGTTATAGTGGATCTGGTCATGGAATGAATAGATTTGTAGGCCGTGACAATGTTCCAGTTCCTGGAAGAGGTAGAGGGATCCCAAAGGGTCAAACAAGAAAAGATTTTCCGCCTTCACAGAATGGCATTGGAAAGAAGGCTCCAGACAATATCCAGTTACTTCACACAGATACTTTAATTAAGGAG GTAGAAAGGGTCTTTGGTGAAAACCGTCCAGACTCTGTTGAAATTGAGAAAGCAAAGAAAGTGTTGAAA GATCATGAACAAGCACTTATTGATGCGATTGCAAAGCTTGCTGACATTTCTGACGGTGAATGCG GACCTTTGCCTTTAAACAGCTGA
- the LOC126628519 gene encoding protein EMSY-LIKE 3-like isoform X1, translating to MDYEPYDSSGTDDDLPPSHQHRVPRGGRVTGNGRSGGGSVPYPRMYGETDMEAQIHQLEREAYSSVLRAFKAQADAITWEKEALLTNLRKELRLSNEEHKELVGRVNAADDVIERIRDWRQAGGVQPGMLSTVQAVHDPIPSPTVSVSRKKQKMTQSVHTQSFAGPTPSFHPPAVTTSHQPSSSTVKRGSVPAPTSGAKGKKHKPGQILPGASSMKQFPSSGPTGRGQVSNRVSTGAVVSEPAEGKTNDTLIGRKVRTRWPDDNTFYEAVIKDYNQAEGRHHLVYDINSANETWEWVNLSEISPEDIQWVGEDPGISHRGGYSGSGHGMNRFVGRDNVPVPGRGRGIPKGQTRKDFPPSQNGIGKKAPDNIQLLHTDTLIKEVERVFGENRPDSVEIEKAKKVLKDHEQALIDAIAKLADISDGECGPLPLNS from the exons ATGGACTACGAGCCCTACGATAGCAGCG GAACTGATGACGATCTTCCTCCATCACACCAGCATAGAGTTCCCAGAGGGGGCCGTGTTACGGGGAATGGAAGATCTGGTGGGGGTTCCGTCCCATATCCTAGGATGTATGGTGAAACTGACATGGAAGCACAAATTCACCAGCTTGAACGAGAAGCATACAGTTCAGTTCTGAGAGCCTTTAAAGCTCAAGCTGATGCCATTACTTGG GAAAAGGAAGCTCTGTTAACAAACCTTAGAAAGGAGTTGAGGTTATCAAATGAGGAGCACAAAGAACTTGTAGGACGGGTTAATGCAGCAGATGATGTCATAGAGAGGATAAG GGACTGGAGACAGGCTGGTGGGGTTCAACCGGGCATGCTGAGTACTGTTCAAGCAGTGCATGATCCAATACCTAGTCCTACTGTCTCTGTATCACGCAAGAAACAGAAGATGACGCAGTCAGTACATACACAGTCCTTTGCTGGGCCAACACCATCATTTCATCCACCAGCAGTTACCACATCCCACCAGCCATCTTCATCTACTGTAAAACGAGGATCTGTCCCAGCCCCAACATCAGGAGCCAAGGGCAAGAAACATAAACCC GGTCAAATTTTGCCTGGTGCTTCTTCAATGAAGCAGTTCCCTTCCTCAGGTCCAACAGGAAGGGGTCAAGTTTCGAATAGAGTTTCGACTGGTGCCGTTGTAAGTGAACCTGCTGAAGGAAAGACAAATGATACCTTGATTGGGAGGAAAGTAAGGACTAGGTGGCCCGATGACAACACTTTTTATGAAGCTGTTATAAAAGACTACAATCAAGCAGAG GGACGGCACCATCTAGTCTATGATATTAATTCGGCAAATGAAACATGGGAATGGGTTAATCTATCAGAG ATATCTCCGGAGGATATTCAGTGGGTAGGTGAAGATCCTGGAATCTCTCATCGTGGGGGTTATAGTGGATCTGGTCATGGAATGAATAGATTTGTAGGCCGTGACAATGTTCCAGTTCCTGGAAGAGGTAGAGGGATCCCAAAGGGTCAAACAAGAAAAGATTTTCCGCCTTCACAGAATGGCATTGGAAAGAAGGCTCCAGACAATATCCAGTTACTTCACACAGATACTTTAATTAAGGAG GTAGAAAGGGTCTTTGGTGAAAACCGTCCAGACTCTGTTGAAATTGAGAAAGCAAAGAAAGTGTTGAAA GATCATGAACAAGCACTTATTGATGCGATTGCAAAGCTTGCTGACATTTCTGACGGTGAATGCG GACCTTTGCCTTTAAACAGCTGA